A window of the Deinococcus cellulosilyticus NBRC 106333 = KACC 11606 genome harbors these coding sequences:
- the tsaD gene encoding tRNA (adenosine(37)-N6)-threonylcarbamoyltransferase complex transferase subunit TsaD: MPLSSPFQGRYILGIDTSCDDTGVGIVRLQGDRPEVLANALWSQKVHRQYGGVMPEVASREHVERIDAILEDALAQAGIQLSEVTAVAATRGPGLVGALLVGLTYGKGLAQGLGVPFYAMHHLEGHIQAAVSEHPDLPFPHLALVVSGGHTHLFKVNAPGQYELVGATRDDAAGEAFDKVARMLGLGYPGGPAISKAAERGDPKGVDLPRPLLGQKGFDFSFSGIKTACLLAVKAGVNPDDLAASFQYRVVESLVQTTKRAAKALSIEHVVVSGGVAANQALRAAFGQSGLKSHFPPMHLNTDNGAMIALAAVKQVLLGEVGTDWEAEAEAYLPLVQPLADGQNRT, encoded by the coding sequence CTGCCGCTTTCCTCCCCTTTCCAGGGGAGGTACATCCTGGGCATCGACACCAGTTGTGATGACACCGGGGTGGGGATTGTGCGTCTTCAGGGGGACCGCCCTGAGGTGCTGGCCAATGCCCTCTGGTCCCAGAAGGTGCACAGGCAGTATGGCGGTGTGATGCCAGAAGTGGCTTCCAGGGAGCACGTTGAGCGCATTGACGCGATTCTGGAAGATGCACTTGCTCAGGCTGGAATTCAGCTTTCTGAGGTGACTGCGGTTGCTGCAACAAGAGGCCCTGGCCTTGTGGGGGCTTTGCTGGTGGGCCTGACTTATGGCAAAGGACTGGCCCAGGGATTGGGTGTGCCTTTCTATGCCATGCACCATCTTGAGGGGCACATTCAGGCAGCGGTTTCGGAGCATCCTGATCTGCCTTTTCCCCATCTGGCCCTGGTGGTTTCTGGAGGGCACACCCACCTGTTCAAGGTGAATGCCCCTGGGCAGTACGAACTGGTCGGAGCCACCCGCGACGATGCTGCTGGTGAGGCTTTTGACAAAGTGGCCCGCATGCTGGGCCTGGGCTATCCTGGAGGACCTGCCATCAGCAAGGCTGCGGAGAGGGGAGACCCGAAAGGAGTGGACCTTCCCCGCCCCCTGCTGGGCCAGAAAGGTTTTGATTTTTCCTTCTCCGGGATCAAAACGGCCTGCCTGCTGGCTGTCAAGGCCGGGGTGAATCCTGATGATCTGGCCGCCAGTTTCCAGTACCGTGTGGTGGAATCGCTGGTTCAAACCACAAAAAGGGCTGCGAAGGCGCTCTCGATTGAGCATGTGGTGGTTTCTGGTGGTGTTGCGGCAAATCAGGCTTTAAGGGCAGCGTTTGGGCAGAGTGGCCTGAAAAGCCACTTCCCTCCCATGCATCTCAACACCGATAATGGAGCGATGATTGCCCTGGCCGCAGTCAAACAAGTGCTGCTGGGAGAAGTGGGCACAGACTGGGAGGCAGAAGCGGAAGCTTACCTTCCTCTGGTTCAGCCGCTTGCTGATGGGCAAAACAGGACGTGA
- a CDS encoding undecaprenyl-diphosphate phosphatase codes for MFDWIKAAIMGVVEGITEFLPISSTGHLIVTSDLLKFTGSDTFEIVIQLGGVLAVLCFYFRDILKQAQGLTTSKQVRRFWASIVLACFPALTIAFFFKDTIQKYLFNSTTVAISLIVGGIVLWIIESLPRRESTRETTEITFRQALIVGLAQICSLVPGVSRSASTIMGGMLSGMSRSAATGFSFYLSIPVLGGASLYSLVKDLENLGNHGAGNVVVGLVVSFITSLLAIGWLLKFISKHNFKGFAIYRIIAGIVILVLVYTGVISNTRA; via the coding sequence ATGTTTGACTGGATCAAGGCAGCGATCATGGGCGTGGTGGAAGGCATCACCGAATTCTTACCGATTTCCTCCACCGGGCACCTGATTGTCACTTCAGACCTGCTGAAATTTACCGGCAGTGACACATTCGAAATCGTGATTCAACTGGGCGGCGTCCTTGCAGTCCTGTGCTTCTACTTCAGAGACATCCTGAAACAGGCGCAGGGCCTCACCACCTCAAAACAGGTCCGGCGTTTCTGGGCGAGCATTGTTCTGGCCTGTTTTCCTGCGCTGACCATTGCATTCTTCTTCAAAGACACCATCCAGAAGTACCTGTTCAACTCCACCACAGTCGCCATTTCCCTGATTGTGGGGGGCATTGTGCTGTGGATCATTGAGTCTCTGCCCAGACGGGAAAGCACCCGTGAGACCACCGAGATCACCTTCAGGCAGGCCCTGATTGTGGGTCTGGCCCAGATCTGCTCGCTGGTTCCGGGTGTCTCCAGAAGTGCAAGCACCATCATGGGAGGCATGCTTTCTGGCATGAGCCGCTCTGCTGCAACCGGGTTCAGTTTTTATCTGTCGATTCCGGTGCTGGGTGGAGCTTCACTGTATTCGCTGGTAAAGGACCTGGAAAACCTGGGCAATCACGGAGCAGGAAACGTAGTGGTGGGTCTGGTGGTTTCTTTCATCACCAGTCTGCTGGCCATTGGCTGGCTCCTGAAATTCATTTCCAAGCACAACTTCAAGGGGTTTGCCATCTACCGCATCATCGCTGGCATCGTGATTCTGGTGCTGGTGTACACGGGGGTGATTTCCAATACCAGAGCTTGA
- a CDS encoding sugar phosphate isomerase/epimerase family protein, with protein MKYGLQCWTIRDELQKDYEGALRKAAEMGFQGVELFGQIPGAAHIKSVLDEVGLKVVGRHTGLDDLKNRLPELIEECKALDTQYLTCAWSKATDEQSWQYIQTVLTEAAQGLEGTGITLQYHNHDHELLEDHKGEKVFDFLLKAQGVNPELDVAWLHAGGVGPVAYMQRYSGKIPLLHLKDVKRKPEGGWQTVELGNGEVPLQQILDAAPASGVEWLLVEQDNCEGSPWDSLEQSLNYLKSQNLI; from the coding sequence ATGAAATACGGCCTGCAATGCTGGACCATCCGTGATGAACTGCAAAAAGACTACGAAGGTGCACTGAGAAAAGCCGCCGAGATGGGATTTCAGGGGGTGGAACTGTTCGGGCAGATTCCCGGTGCTGCCCACATCAAGAGCGTGCTGGATGAGGTGGGCCTCAAGGTGGTCGGCAGACACACGGGTCTGGATGACCTGAAAAACCGCCTGCCTGAGCTCATTGAGGAATGCAAAGCCCTGGACACCCAGTACCTCACCTGTGCGTGGTCCAAAGCCACCGATGAGCAATCCTGGCAGTACATCCAGACCGTTCTGACCGAAGCGGCTCAGGGCTTGGAGGGCACGGGCATCACCTTGCAGTATCACAACCATGACCATGAACTCTTAGAAGACCACAAGGGCGAAAAAGTCTTTGACTTCCTGTTGAAAGCGCAGGGTGTCAACCCCGAATTGGACGTGGCCTGGTTGCATGCTGGAGGGGTCGGTCCTGTCGCTTATATGCAGAGATACAGCGGAAAAATTCCCCTGCTGCACCTCAAAGATGTGAAACGTAAACCAGAAGGTGGATGGCAGACCGTGGAACTGGGCAACGGGGAAGTGCCTCTCCAGCAGATTCTGGACGCTGCTCCTGCATCAGGAGTAGAGTGGCTCCTTGTTGAGCAGGACAACTGTGAGGGCTCTCCCTGGGACAGCCTGGAACAAAGCCTGAATTACCTCAAAAGCCAGAACCTGATCTGA
- a CDS encoding Gfo/Idh/MocA family protein encodes MKHAIGIIGAGNISSIYLENASRFRNTRVLAIADLNLDRARAQAEKYGVPHVLTVDELLAHPEIEAVVNLTIPAAHAEIALRAVRAGKHVYNEKPLSIHLEEARQLLEEAKANNVRVGCAPDTFLGGGLQNARKLLDEGLIGEVIGFHAAMLTRGPESWHPDPEFFYQPGAGPLFDMGPYYLTAIAALLGPVHSVVGFSRASFPERTIGSGAKQGQQIQVNTPTHVTASLQLHSGVIGTLTTSFDTHWDKYDTLIIYGTDGTLVLPDPNSFGGVTKLWKNREWTEIQPEHGFTQNSRGVGLSDLLYAHDEGRSHRASGDLAYHVLEAMHAILESSEKRAAVELGSAPERPEALAVNASEEMFE; translated from the coding sequence ATGAAACACGCCATCGGCATCATCGGTGCAGGCAACATCTCCAGCATCTACCTTGAAAACGCATCCCGCTTCCGCAACACCCGCGTGCTGGCCATCGCAGACCTCAATCTGGACCGTGCCCGTGCGCAGGCAGAGAAATATGGGGTTCCCCATGTTCTCACAGTGGATGAACTGCTGGCCCATCCCGAGATTGAGGCTGTGGTCAACCTCACCATTCCTGCTGCGCACGCAGAAATCGCCCTCAGGGCAGTGCGTGCAGGCAAACATGTGTACAACGAAAAGCCCCTCAGCATCCACCTTGAGGAAGCCAGACAGCTTCTCGAAGAGGCAAAGGCCAACAATGTCCGGGTGGGTTGTGCGCCCGACACCTTCCTGGGCGGGGGCCTGCAAAACGCCCGCAAACTGCTGGACGAAGGCCTGATCGGAGAGGTCATCGGGTTCCATGCCGCCATGCTCACCCGGGGTCCCGAATCCTGGCACCCCGATCCTGAGTTCTTCTATCAGCCCGGGGCAGGTCCACTGTTTGACATGGGGCCTTACTACCTGACGGCAATTGCTGCACTGCTTGGACCTGTGCACTCAGTTGTTGGGTTTTCCAGAGCCAGCTTCCCGGAAAGAACCATTGGCAGCGGAGCCAAACAGGGCCAGCAGATCCAGGTGAACACCCCCACCCACGTGACGGCCAGTCTGCAACTGCACAGCGGTGTCATTGGCACCCTGACCACCAGCTTTGACACCCACTGGGACAAATACGACACCCTGATCATCTACGGGACTGATGGCACCCTGGTGCTCCCCGATCCCAACAGCTTTGGTGGGGTGACGAAACTCTGGAAGAACCGCGAGTGGACCGAAATCCAGCCCGAGCACGGCTTCACCCAGAATTCCCGTGGGGTGGGCCTCAGCGACCTGCTCTATGCCCACGATGAGGGCCGCAGCCACCGGGCCAGTGGAGACCTCGCCTACCACGTGCTGGAAGCCATGCATGCCATTCTGGAAAGCAGTGAGAAACGGGCTGCTGTGGAACTTGGCTCTGCACCAGAACGTCCTGAAGCGCTGGCTGTGAACGCCAGTGAAGAGATGTTCGAGTAA
- a CDS encoding ROK family transcriptional regulator, translated as MTSLKGDQGTARALNRRLILNEIRRNGPTSRARLAEQTGLSPAAITFVTTELLQEGLLVEKGERRPIPLDIHYSGHFVLGLKLMEDRLEAVLTDLSTQILSRITLDLPDHQPETVALYAAQAQKELCEQSGVATENLRGIGMGLPGVIDARSGMCLSSGRFGWKNIPIARMISEQVRLPVWVDNDVNAFAVAERLFGRGKSVSNFVVVTVGRAIGAAVVLEGKLYRGRNGGAGEFGHTLSEYRGRKCECGRLGCLEAYASERSILRHFQEISPRHHNIQIEGLIRQVERRNERILNILEDAGSRLGRNLADMANLLNPDLIILGGEGVRLGEAFFEPMQAAFRERAFDCVADELPIVIDDWGDDAWARGAAGLAAEHFFDFELQPSETAPASNP; from the coding sequence ATGACCTCACTGAAAGGCGACCAGGGAACCGCCCGTGCCCTCAACCGTCGGCTGATCCTCAACGAAATCCGGCGCAACGGTCCCACCAGCCGTGCCCGTCTGGCCGAACAGACCGGGCTCAGTCCTGCGGCCATCACCTTTGTGACCACCGAGTTGCTGCAAGAAGGACTGCTGGTTGAAAAGGGAGAACGTCGCCCGATTCCGCTGGACATCCACTACAGCGGTCATTTTGTGTTGGGCCTGAAATTGATGGAAGACCGATTGGAGGCCGTCCTGACCGACCTCTCCACCCAGATCCTCTCCAGAATCACCCTGGACCTTCCAGACCATCAGCCTGAAACCGTGGCCCTTTACGCAGCACAGGCGCAAAAAGAACTCTGTGAGCAATCCGGGGTGGCAACAGAGAACCTTCGAGGCATTGGCATGGGTCTGCCGGGTGTCATTGATGCCAGGAGTGGCATGTGCCTGAGCTCTGGGCGCTTTGGCTGGAAGAACATCCCCATCGCCCGCATGATCAGCGAACAGGTCAGGTTGCCCGTCTGGGTGGACAACGATGTCAATGCTTTTGCTGTTGCAGAGCGTCTGTTCGGACGGGGCAAGTCCGTTTCCAATTTCGTGGTGGTGACGGTGGGGCGTGCCATTGGAGCAGCGGTGGTGCTGGAGGGAAAACTGTACCGGGGCCGCAACGGTGGCGCGGGAGAATTCGGGCACACCCTCAGTGAGTACCGGGGCAGAAAATGCGAATGTGGACGGCTGGGATGCCTGGAAGCCTACGCCAGTGAACGTTCCATCCTCAGGCATTTTCAGGAAATCAGCCCCAGGCACCACAACATCCAGATTGAAGGCCTGATCCGTCAGGTGGAACGCAGAAATGAGCGCATCCTCAACATTCTGGAAGATGCAGGAAGCAGGCTGGGACGCAATCTTGCTGACATGGCCAACCTGCTGAACCCTGACCTGATCATCCTGGGAGGTGAAGGGGTCAGGCTGGGTGAGGCTTTTTTTGAACCCATGCAAGCGGCTTTTCGGGAAAGGGCTTTTGACTGTGTGGCAGATGAACTGCCCATTGTGATTGACGACTGGGGCGATGACGCCTGGGCCAGAGGTGCTGCTGGACTCGCTGCAGAGCACTTCTTTGATTTTGAACTTCAGCCGTCTGAAACCGCTCCTGCCAGCAACCCCTGA
- a CDS encoding NUDIX domain-containing protein — MNTPDPTLPLAERIRLKEVKTLSEDWSVLRKNTLEFLRQDGTWQTQTRETYDRGNGATILLYNRKQQTVILTRQFRYPAFVNGCPDLLVETPAGLLDEADPEACICREVKEETGYHLEKAQKIFEAFSSPGSVTEKLHYFVAEYDPASRESSGGGLKEEGEEIEVLELPFSEALHMIEMGKIVDAKTILLLQYAKAQGLLAGAVSDG, encoded by the coding sequence ATGAATACACCAGACCCGACCCTTCCGCTTGCAGAGCGCATCCGTCTCAAAGAAGTCAAGACCCTCTCTGAGGACTGGTCGGTCCTCAGAAAGAACACCCTGGAATTCCTCAGACAGGACGGCACCTGGCAGACCCAGACCCGCGAGACCTACGACCGGGGCAATGGGGCCACCATCCTGCTGTACAACAGAAAACAGCAAACGGTGATTCTGACCCGGCAGTTCCGGTATCCAGCGTTTGTGAATGGCTGTCCCGATCTCCTGGTCGAAACCCCTGCAGGGTTGCTCGATGAAGCAGATCCAGAGGCCTGCATCTGCCGTGAAGTGAAGGAGGAAACCGGATACCACCTTGAAAAAGCCCAGAAGATCTTTGAAGCTTTTTCATCACCGGGCTCTGTCACCGAGAAACTCCATTATTTTGTGGCCGAGTATGACCCTGCCTCCAGAGAAAGCTCAGGAGGCGGCCTGAAAGAAGAAGGAGAGGAGATTGAAGTGCTCGAACTCCCTTTCAGTGAAGCTTTGCACATGATTGAAATGGGAAAAATTGTGGATGCCAAGACCATCTTGCTGCTGCAGTATGCAAAAGCTCAGGGGTTGCTGGCAGGAGCGGTTTCAGACGGCTGA
- a CDS encoding YceI family protein — protein sequence MKWNIDPSHSQIGFAVKHMMISTVRGSFKSFQGTIETDDQYRPVNVQVTIDADSVDTRDAQRDGHLRSADFFNADSSRQLVFQSTSVEQTGEQQYSIKGDLTINGITRQVTLKAETTSTGKDPWGNTRIAAEATATINREDWNITWNQALEFGGVLVGKEVKLHLEVQAIQVQDTVLS from the coding sequence ATGAAATGGAACATTGACCCCAGCCACAGCCAGATTGGATTTGCCGTCAAACACATGATGATCTCCACCGTGCGTGGAAGCTTCAAGAGCTTTCAGGGCACCATCGAAACCGATGACCAGTACCGCCCCGTAAACGTTCAGGTCACCATTGATGCAGACAGCGTGGACACCCGCGATGCCCAGCGTGACGGTCACCTGAGAAGCGCCGACTTCTTCAACGCCGACAGCAGCAGACAACTGGTCTTCCAGAGCACCAGTGTTGAGCAGACCGGGGAGCAGCAGTACAGCATCAAGGGCGACCTCACCATCAACGGCATCACCCGCCAGGTCACCCTGAAAGCGGAAACCACCTCCACCGGCAAGGACCCCTGGGGCAACACCCGCATTGCTGCAGAAGCCACCGCCACCATCAACCGGGAAGACTGGAACATCACCTGGAACCAGGCGCTGGAATTCGGCGGCGTGCTGGTGGGCAAGGAAGTCAAACTGCATCTGGAAGTGCAGGCCATCCAGGTTCAGGACACCGTTCTCTCCTGA